The following are encoded in a window of Ricinus communis isolate WT05 ecotype wild-type chromosome 4, ASM1957865v1, whole genome shotgun sequence genomic DNA:
- the LOC8258138 gene encoding transcription factor MYB1R1: MAGTCATEDGGGGIGGAGAGEIMLFGVRVVVDSMRKSVSLNNLSQYEQPQDFNNNNSSSSSNNNNNKHVTNSNSKKDKDDMAASGYASADDAVPHSSNARGERKRGVPWTEEEHKLFLLGLQKVGKGDWRGISRNFVKTRTPTQVASHAQKYFLRRSNLNRRRRRSSLFDITTDTVTAFPMEEEQARRQDNSSSPQSHPLPPPLPETSNFSVMSMPAFSMTSSPVVLPIPIETPMQNLSLLQANSSTTLIRPIAVIPAPPTSGISDINLNLKASTDSSPNLSLKLSLPSDQRESPSSTRYSAFQVMPSFNNGDGIITVA; the protein is encoded by the exons ATGGCCGGCACTTGCGCCACCGAAGACGGCGGTGGAGGAATAGGAGGAGCAGGAGCAGGAGAGATCATGCTGTTTGGTGTGAGAGTTGTGGTGGATTCGATGAGAAAAAGTGTTAGTTTGAATAACTTATCTCAGTACGAGCAACCTCAAGATTTTAATAACAACaatagcagcagcagcagcaacaacaacaacaacaaacaTGTAACCAATAGTAATAGCAAGAAGGATAAAGATGATATGGCTGCTTCTGGTTATGCATCTGCAGACGACGCCGTTCCTCACTCTTCTAATGCTCGCGGCGAGCGCAAGCGAG GAGTTCCATGGACGGAAGAGGAGCATAAGCTGTTTCTGTTAGGATTGCAGAAAGTAGGAAAAGGAGATTGGAGGGGAATATCTCGCAATTTTGTGAAGACTCGAACTCCAACGCAGGTTGCAAGCCATGCTCAGAAGTATTTTCTTCGCCGTAGTAATCTTAATCGCCGTCGCCGTAGATCCAGCCTCTTTGATATCACCACTGATACG GTAACGGCATTTCCAATGGAAGAAGAGCAAGCTCGTCGCCAAGATAACAGTAGTTCACCACAATCACATCCATTACCTCCTCCGCTACCTGAAACCAGCAACTTTTCTGTGATGTCAATGCCGGCCTTTTCCATGACCAGCAGTCCTGTTGTATTGCCGATTCCAATTGAGACTCCAATGCAGAACTTATCTCTATTACAAGCCAATTCATCGACAACTCTAATCCGACCCATAGCTGTCATCCCAGCTCCCCCTACCTCTGGAATATCTGATATTAACTTAAATTTGAAGGCATCCACAGACTCATCACCAAACTTGTCACTCAAGCTCTCTCTGCCATCTGATCAGAGGGAATCACCATCATCAACAAGGTATTCAGCTTTTCAGGTGATGCCCAGCTTCAACAATGGAGATGGCATAATTACTGTTGCTTGA